The following proteins are encoded in a genomic region of Arachis stenosperma cultivar V10309 chromosome 4, arast.V10309.gnm1.PFL2, whole genome shotgun sequence:
- the LOC130975923 gene encoding F-box/kelch-repeat protein At3g06240-like codes for MDKKKKLKHTVNKVKEQSSMEKKNQNDKSKSIHDILPLDLIHIILLRVPIRHLARLRCVSKLWCSLISDPDFAALHFYHSTTASNACLFMENDTMADLTYLDDNDASQKEVCLPFQKKARSGFVVLGSCRGFILLHGDPHFLVVWNPLTGSNKRISYSHIVHRSKPPRYGRIAYRSYLHGFGYDASQDDYLLLVAWSDCKGHYHLDCFSLRTNSWINLDAAVPKLLGFRYWHSGGLFFNGAVHWVPFDLEDYRDAIVIFDLKEMTFSTISAPEQLSGSSPSVALLGGCLALSSPNDDCRNTDIWVMKEYKVHSSWTLYQIPCSVFLPLCLSSNRDIIGIGYTSCSKTEYLIYNVRGDLLKHFKNLCCQLPYNRPYTVYAESLLPLPSDIKDKDNKKMKKEIGM; via the coding sequence ATggataagaagaagaagctgaagCACACCGTGAACAAAGTAAAAGAGCAATCGAgcatggagaagaagaatcagaATGACAAGAGCAAGAGCATTCACGACATCCTCCCTCTTGACCTGATTCACATAATCCTTCTGCGGGTGCCGATCAGACATCTCGCTCGCCTCAGATGCGTTTCCAAGCTCTGGTGCTCTCTAATTTCTGATCCTGACTTCGCGGCATTGCATTTTTACCACTCTACTACTGCCAGCAATGCATGCCTCTTCATGGAAAACGACACTATGGCTGACTTGACTTACTTGGACGACAACGATGCATCACAAAAAGAGGTGTGTCtccctttccaaaagaaagcacgTTCTGGTTTTGTGGTCTTGGGATCTTGCAGAGGCTTTATTCTCTTGCATGGAGACCCACATTTCCTTGTGGTATGGAACCCACTCACAGGATCCAACAAAAGAATATCCTACTCTCATATTGTTCATCGTAGTAAGCCCCCTCGCTATGGCAGGATTGCCTACCGTTCGTATCTGCATGGATTTGGTTATGATGCATCACAGGATGATTACTTACTTCTTGTAGCTTGGAGCGATTGCAAAGGACATTATCATTTGGATTGCTTTTCCCTGAGAACCAATTCATGGATTAATCTTGATGCTGCTGTCCCCAAACTCTTGGGTTTTCGTTACTGGCATTCTGGTGGGTTGTTCTTTAATGGTGCTGTTCATTGGGTGCCTTTCGATCTTGAAGATTACAGGGATGCTATTGTTATCTTTGATCTCAAGGAAATGACTTTTTCAACTATATCTGCGCCGGAACAACTGTCAGGCTCCTCTCCAAGTGTTGCCCTACTCGGAGGCTGCCTAGCCTTGTCTTCTCCCAATGATGATTGCCGTAACACTGACATATGGGTGATGAAAGAATATAAAGTGCACTCATCTTGGACTCTCTATCAGATTCCTTGCTCGGTCTTCCTGCCTCTGTGCTTATCTAGTAATCGGGATATTATTGGAATAGGTTATACTTCCTGTAGTAAAACAGAGTACCTCATATATAATGTCAGAGGAGACCTGCTCAagcattttaaaaatttgtgttGTCAACTTCCCTACAATCGTCCCTATACTGTG